In Macrobrachium rosenbergii isolate ZJJX-2024 chromosome 49, ASM4041242v1, whole genome shotgun sequence, the following are encoded in one genomic region:
- the LOC136832161 gene encoding uncharacterized protein — protein sequence MEEADLGCSVCQDRYNDNRIPRNLGCGHAVCTSCIEQLINNNRKCPECRRPFYAVMATTLPVNYPLLRLARSLTSRTAASPQHPTAQSYSPSASSSRSGPLDAGECAAHGSRMKSRCMTCNVWVCPDCLVMDHILPPDGQCEILPLNQALEEMKKSHMENISTMFHTIQGLKNTIGDHIAQVEANKRVHNNTVASIRAVLQGELDVVQDLDSIKKKATDKLTEIEGWVNSLKKCEECIVDAQTVRELANAKLAARDCVATVQAHVAQEAERFSQPSATFPKFREQVNLKGALQMAKMMYVVDDSGSETKWARVSVHDCLLHLHALDTQPPPPSAVIFSYNSIREMVPEDDASTFMDLGWGGETHGRVYMRMYGNTPRAKQFLYLCSGEKGPSYRGTHFFDSFRVGEPGEIVRGGDYENDDGTGGAAILEDIEVGGPYLQEAVEGLLVGAHTRQPERLGVFGIILTAYPFSKTDTGFGVVTNGIGTLKSVSRHKPISDVAIENCGLVIPI from the exons ATGGAGGAAGCCGACCTAGGGTGCTCCGTATGCCAAGACCGGTACAACGATAACCGAATCCCGAGAAACCTGGGTTGCGGCCACGCCGTGTGCACCTCCTGCATCGAACAGCTCATCAACAACAACCGCAAATGCCCCGAATGCCGACGACCCTTCTACGCGGTCATGGCGACCACCCTCCCTGTCAACTATCCGCTCCTGAGACTCGCCCGGTCGCTGACGAGCAGGACCGCCGCATCCCCGCAGCATCCAACGGCCCAATCCTACTCGCCTTCGGCTTCCAGTTCACGCTCGGGTCCGCTGGACGCAGGCGAGTGCGCTGCCCACGGCTCCCGCATGAAGTCCAGGTGCATGACCTGCAACGTGTGGGTGTGCCCTGATTGTCTCGTCATGGATCACATCTTGCCTCCGGACGGGCAGTGCGAGATCCTGCCCCTGAACCAGGCActggaggagatgaagaagagccACATGGAAAACATCTCCACCATGTTCCACACGATCCAGGGTCTGAAGAACACCATCGGGGATCACATAGCGCAGGTGGAGGCCAACAAAAGGGTCCACAACAACACCGTCGCCAGCATCCGCGCCGTTCTGCAAGGCGAGTTGGACGTGGTGCAGGACCTGGATTCCATCAAGAAGAAGGCCACCGACAAACTCACAGAGATTGAGGGGTGGGTCAACTCCTTAAAAAAGTGCGAGGAGTGCATTGTTGACGCCCAGACGGTCAGGGAACTGGCGAATGCCAAGCTGGCCGCCCGTGACTGCGTCGCCACGGTTCAAGCCCACGTCGCTCAAGAAGCGGAGAGATTCTCACAGCCGAGTGCCACTTTTCCCAAGTTCAGAGAACAG GTGAACTTGAAGGGCGCCCTGCAGATGGCAAAGATGATGTACGTCGTGGACGACAGCGGGAGTGAGACCAAATGGGCAAGGGTTAGCGTGCACGACTGCCTCTTGCACCTTCACGCGTTGGACACACAACCTCCTCCGCCCTCTGCTGTAATATTCTCG TACAACAGCATCAGAGAAATGGTTCCTGAAGATGATGCCTCAACTTTCATGGATCTTGGATGGGGTGGGGAAACCCACGGCAGAGTCTACATGAGGATGTATGGCAATACACCTCGTGCGAAGCAGTTCCTTTATTTATGCTCTGGTGAGAAGGGACCTTCTTACAGGGGGACACACTTCTTTGACTCTTTCAGGGTTGGGGAACCGGGAGAGATCGTTCGAGGAGGGGATTATGAAAATGACGATGGGACAGGTGGAGCTGCCATCTTGGAGGATATTGAGGTGGGTGGACCATATCTACAGGAAGCAGTGGAAGGGCTCCTTGTTGGCGCTCACACAAGGCAACCAGAGAGGTTAGGAGTCTTTGGCATCATCTTGACAGCCTATCCATTCAGCAAAACTGACACAGGCTTTGGGGTTGTAACCAATGGCATTGGAACCTTGAAGTCAGTGTCCAGGCACAAGCCTATCTCTGATGTTGCCATTGAAAACTGTGGCCTTGTCATTCCCATATGA